A single Comamonas sp. NLF-1-9 DNA region contains:
- a CDS encoding bifunctional nicotinamide-nucleotide adenylyltransferase/Nudix hydroxylase — translation MDPYRFDIAVLIGRFQPVHSGHLALLQEAARQARLVVVVLGSAFQARTPRNPFTWEERAELLRASVEAPLRERLVTCPVRDYYDEPRWADAVRRAVAQHAGPDARVALVGHFKDASSEYLRAFPGWQLLSLPRMGAIDSSQLRDAWLGAAPGEVAGALAPFAEQAPPATLALLRRMAAQAPYRYLQAEWRMLRDYRQAWAGAPYPPVFVTVDALLRCRDQVLLVQRAHAPGQGLWALPGGFLEPRDTLWQSCVRELREETGCALAPERLAQGLRSVQVFDHPDRSQRGRTITHVHHIDLCDTAPPAVHGGDDAAQARWVALHELPGMEAQFFEDHFRILDQFLHLL, via the coding sequence ATGGACCCGTACCGTTTTGACATTGCCGTACTGATAGGCCGCTTCCAGCCGGTGCACAGTGGGCATCTTGCGCTGCTGCAGGAAGCGGCGCGGCAGGCGCGCCTGGTCGTCGTCGTGCTGGGGTCGGCCTTTCAGGCGCGCACGCCGCGCAATCCTTTCACCTGGGAGGAACGCGCAGAGCTGCTGCGCGCGAGCGTTGAAGCGCCGCTGCGCGAGCGCCTCGTCACCTGCCCGGTGCGCGACTACTACGACGAGCCGCGCTGGGCCGATGCGGTGCGCCGCGCCGTCGCACAGCACGCGGGCCCCGACGCGCGCGTCGCGCTCGTCGGCCACTTCAAGGATGCAAGCAGCGAATACCTGCGCGCATTCCCAGGCTGGCAGTTGCTGAGTCTGCCGCGCATGGGCGCGATCGACTCGTCCCAGTTGCGCGATGCCTGGCTGGGTGCCGCGCCAGGCGAGGTAGCGGGTGCGCTCGCGCCCTTTGCAGAGCAGGCGCCGCCCGCCACGCTCGCGTTGCTGCGCCGCATGGCCGCGCAAGCTCCCTACCGCTACCTGCAGGCGGAGTGGCGCATGCTGCGCGACTACCGCCAGGCTTGGGCGGGGGCGCCCTACCCGCCCGTCTTCGTCACCGTGGACGCGCTGCTGCGCTGCCGCGATCAGGTGCTGCTGGTGCAGCGCGCCCACGCGCCGGGCCAGGGTTTGTGGGCGCTGCCCGGCGGCTTTCTGGAGCCGCGTGACACGCTATGGCAATCCTGCGTGCGCGAGCTGCGCGAGGAAACCGGCTGCGCGCTCGCGCCAGAGCGCCTGGCCCAGGGCCTGCGCTCGGTGCAGGTGTTCGACCACCCCGACCGCAGCCAGCGCGGGCGCACCATCACCCACGTGCACCACATCGATCTGTGTGATACCGCGCCGCCTGCGGTGCACGGCGGCGACGATGCGGCCCAGGCGCGCTGGGTCGCGCTGCACGAGCTGCCCGGCATGGAAGCGCAATTCTTCGAAGACCATTTCCGGATCCTCGACCAGTTCCTGCACCTGCTGTGA
- the metK gene encoding methionine adenosyltransferase, whose product MASDFLFTSESVSEGHPDKVADQISDAILDAVLAQDARSRVAAETLTNTGLVVLAGEITTNAQVDYIQVARDTIRRIGYDNTDYGIDYKGCAVLVAYDKQSNDIAQGVDQASDDHLNTGAGDQGLMFGYACDETDTLMPAPIYYAHRLVERQAQQRKSGALPFLRPDAKSQVTMRYIDGKVHSIDTVVLSTQHSPDQSETPTKMKASFIEAVVEQIIKPVLPAEWLKDTKYLINPTGRFVTGGPQGDCGLTGRKIIVDTYGGSCPHGGGAFSGKDPTKVDRSAAYACRYVAKNIVAAGLARQCQIQVAYAIGVARPMNVTVYTEGTGVIPDTRIAELVAQHFDLRPKGILQMLDLQRPIYTKTAAYGHFGRDEPEFTWERTDKAALLRAAAGL is encoded by the coding sequence ATGGCGAGCGACTTTCTCTTCACTTCCGAATCCGTCTCCGAAGGCCATCCCGACAAGGTGGCCGACCAGATTTCCGACGCCATCCTCGACGCCGTTCTTGCCCAGGACGCCCGCTCACGCGTCGCTGCAGAAACCCTGACCAATACCGGCCTCGTGGTGCTGGCCGGCGAAATCACCACCAACGCCCAGGTCGATTACATCCAGGTAGCGCGCGACACCATTCGCCGCATCGGCTACGACAACACCGACTACGGCATCGATTACAAGGGCTGCGCGGTGCTGGTCGCCTACGACAAGCAGAGCAACGACATCGCCCAGGGCGTGGACCAGGCGAGCGACGACCACCTGAACACCGGCGCGGGCGACCAGGGCCTGATGTTCGGCTACGCCTGCGACGAGACCGATACGCTGATGCCCGCGCCCATCTACTACGCGCACCGCCTCGTCGAGCGCCAGGCGCAGCAGCGCAAGAGCGGCGCGCTGCCCTTCCTGCGCCCCGACGCCAAGAGCCAGGTGACGATGCGCTACATCGACGGCAAGGTGCACAGCATTGACACCGTGGTGCTCTCCACCCAGCACAGCCCGGACCAGTCCGAGACGCCGACGAAGATGAAGGCCAGCTTCATCGAAGCCGTGGTAGAGCAGATCATCAAGCCGGTGCTGCCCGCCGAATGGCTCAAGGACACCAAGTACCTGATCAACCCCACGGGGCGCTTTGTCACCGGCGGGCCGCAGGGCGACTGCGGCCTGACCGGGCGCAAGATCATCGTCGACACCTACGGCGGCTCCTGCCCGCACGGCGGTGGCGCCTTCAGCGGCAAGGACCCGACCAAGGTGGACCGCAGCGCCGCCTACGCCTGCCGCTACGTGGCCAAGAACATCGTCGCTGCGGGCCTGGCGCGCCAATGCCAGATCCAGGTGGCCTACGCCATCGGCGTGGCGCGGCCGATGAACGTCACGGTCTACACCGAAGGCACGGGCGTGATCCCGGACACGCGGATTGCCGAGCTGGTGGCCCAGCACTTCGACCTGCGGCCCAAGGGCATCCTGCAGATGCTCGACCTGCAGCGCCCGATCTACACCAAGACCGCCGCCTACGGCCACTTCGGCCGCGACGAACCCGAATTCACCTGGGAGAGAACGGACAAGGCCGCGCTGCTGCGTGCAGCAGCGGGGTTGTAA